One genomic window of Channa argus isolate prfri chromosome 5, Channa argus male v1.0, whole genome shotgun sequence includes the following:
- the si:dkey-183j2.10 gene encoding probable glutamate receptor — protein MQINQERGLCGLLLLSFGFFVDIGICNAVQPELRITTIKQEPYTISKGTQLEGFCMDLLSELAKKVGFKYRVQLVKDGAYGRQDDNGNWNGMIGEVMRGEADLAIAPLTLTAAREKVVGMTKPFMQTGISILLRKDISEETGFFDFLTPFTAETWVGILIAYLGTAACIFVVARLSPCEWSQPQSEHNRFSLLHSLWYTAGALTLQGAGPHPKALSGRVICCSWWLFTVILLACYFSNLGSSKSSESTHLMVKGFEDLANQDIIKYGCLSGSSTLAFFKNSNNPLYRRIYEHMERSKSFVSSMDEGVRRAKEGNFAFIGESVSLDLAVARHCELVRAHEVIGMRGYSIAAALGSPIIKNLSVSILQLNEAGELTYLQSKWWASSCIADKAKSSAVQPHSLKGMFLVLALGLGLGTLLAVLELTSKSRRSAAEQKKSCCTVLAGELNLRLRTSNANRTQENVDKDKEKA, from the exons ATGCAAATCAACCAAGAGAGGGGGCTGTGCGGCTTATTGTTATTGTCTTTTGGATTTTTTGTGGACATAGGAATTTGTAATGCAG TGCAACCTGAACTGAGAATCACAACCATAAAG CAAGAACCATATACAATTTCCAAAGGCACACAACTGGAGGGTTTTTGCATGGACCTGTTGTCTGAACTAGCCAAGAAAGTGGGCTTCAAGTACAGAGTACAGCTAGTGAAGGATGGTGCGTACGGCAGACAGGATGATAACGGCAACTGGAATGGAATGATTGGAGAGGTGATGAGGGGG GAGGCAGACCTGGCGATTGCTCCATTGACTCTCACTGCTGCTCGAGAGAAAGTGGTAGGGATGACAAAACCATTTATGCAGACAGGAATCAGCATCCTGCTGAGGAAGGACATCTCCGAGGAAACAGGCTTCTTTGATTTTCTAACGCCCTTCACAGCTGAGACCTGGGTCGGCATACTCATTGCCTACCTGGGGACTGCTGCTTGCATCTTTGTAGTTGCAAG ACTCAGTCCATGTGAGTGGAGTCAGCCTCAGAGTGAGCATAACAGATTCAGCCTCCTCCACAGCTTGTGGTACACAGCTGGAGCTCTGACGCTTCAAG GAGCTGGTCCTCATCCCAAAGCCCTTTCAGGACGTGTTATCTGCTGCAGCTGGTGGTTATTCACGGTTATCCTCTTAGCTTGTTATTTCTCTAACCTTGGCTCCTCCAAGAGCTCTGAGTCCACTCACCTGATGGTGAAAGGCTTTGAGGACTTGGCCAATCAGGACATAATTAAGTATGGCTGTCTGTCTGGTTCTTCGACACTGGCTTTCTTTAAG AATTCAAACAATCCCCTGTACCGCAGGATCTACGAACACATGGAGAGATCTAAAAGCTTTGTGTCATCTATGGACGAAGGGGTCCGGCGAGCAAAAGAAGGCAATTTTGCCTTTATTGGAGAGTCTGTCTCTCTGGACCTGGCTGTGGCACGTCACTGTGAACTGGTCAgggctcatgaagtcattggcATGAGGGGATACAGCATTGCTGCTGCTCTTG GCTCACCCATCATAAAAAACCTCAGTGTGTCAATCCTACAACTGAACGAGGCTGGAGAACTGACCTACCTGCAAAGCAAGTGGTGGGCCAGTAGCTGCATAGCAGACAAAGCCAAGTCTTCAGCTGTGCAGCCACACAGCCTCAAGGGGATGTTTCTGGTTCTTGCTCTGGGTCTGGGCCTGGGAACACTGCTGGCTGTCTTAGAGCTCACCTCCAAGAGTCGCAGAAGTGCAGCAGAGCAGAAG AAATCCTGCTGCACTGTGCTGGCTGGAGAACTGAATCTGCGCTTGAGAACCAGTAATGCAAACAGAACCCAGGAAAATGTagacaaagataaagaaaaagcataa
- the plch2b gene encoding LOW QUALITY PROTEIN: 1-phosphatidylinositol 4,5-bisphosphate phosphodiesterase eta-2 (The sequence of the model RefSeq protein was modified relative to this genomic sequence to represent the inferred CDS: substituted 2 bases at 2 genomic stop codons), whose product MSDGKKAFGQESXCXAQMYSSGMNITPGMAPLSPGLSGSPRLSSLSPKKTTYQSVGSLSSGMFSPSLSHGTKQALSILNSPTPSIMSSPKLWQKASISRLAEEFFWIGGSMVAQPKWRLGQIVERCMCTMQTGTEMTKLKGKKNGLVRHFYLDEHKSCIRWRPSKKHDKAKITIDSIHEVCEGKKSEMFRRYADNCFDPNCCFSIYYGDRVKSLDLVSTNAEEARTWITGLKYLMAGISDEDSLARRQRTRDQWLQQTFSEADKNGDGTLSMGEVHQLLHKLNVNLPKEKVRQMFQEADTDEHQGSLGFEEFCSFYKMISTRRDLYLIMISYSNQKEVMDLHDIARFLENEQKMRGLTREHLVDIVAKFEPCPKNLQRMVLGIDGFTNYMRSPAGDIFNPEHNQVNQDMSQPLCNYFIATSHNTYLTGDQLLSQSRVEMYAYVLQAGCRCVEVDCWDGPDGEPIIHHGYTLTSKILFKDVIETINKYAFSKSQYPVILSIENHCSVPQQKKMAEYLKEVLQDKLDLSHVNVHECKKLPSPETLKGKVLVKGKKLPATLGPDAEEGDVSDEDTGEEEEDEDDDDNTKDGNSATFANQPKKKRRFGRSIIRSFKRKRKKKFQGISKAMSDGESDYSSSRDRTQIVYHPKKRKTMRLSRALSDLVKYTKSVRVHDIETQAFSNSWQVSSLNETVMNQILQLKPGELVRLNQRQLLRVYPSNFRVDSSNFNPQPYWNAGCHMVAMNYQTEGRMLELNQAKFSSNGNCGYILKPKCLCKGAFNPMLEDPLPGHKKIQLVLKIISGQQLPKPRDSVFGDRGEIIDPFVEVEIIGLSVDCSKQQTTVVDDNGFNPMWEETLVFNIQMPQITLVRFQVWDRNPIGRDFIGQRTVAFRSMMPGYRHVYLEGMAESSIFVHVSINDLTGKIKPTNAVQAARKHIKKAAQKHMKSHQRQSSLDFSVQSSEDGRPLYFRKDLDTMSQDSRNGEISPLVQGPAAKAAIHKGAMSEPVRRAHRVKIHEPPETKRGIFSRMSSTDSHHMRAAPCVTADSFDLETSCQASCSMNQNTIQEELENQPNELEKSNWGEQEVAETFKPEQPELSKESPAEPEPYRGTEPQQPQQIHIHSDSLPHPEPETMYPSLIPPPSPARVRRTLEAPATPRPSTPLRTKARSRSCPPKQAAAQILMENRELAFHWQTQRIQNCGSYQLKPIHSDLSLSNTTSSSESSTDSQEFVPSFVPVSAEQHVGTLQREMKALFDHKMREIRCKSPLFLDDAT is encoded by the exons ATGTCTGATGGGAAGAAGGCCT TCGGACAGGAGAGTTAATGTTGAGCCCAAATGTACAGTTCAGGGATGAACATCACCCCGGGGATGGCACCTCTGTCTCCAGGGCTGAGCGGCAGCCCACGTCTGTCCTCTCTGTCACCTAAGAAGACCACTTATCAGTCTGTGGGATCTTTGTCATCAGGAATGTTCTCCCCATCTTTGTCTCATGGGACAAAACAGGCCTTGAGTATCTTGAATTCACCCACCCCGTCCATTATGAGCTCTCCCAAACTTTGGCAGAAAGCATCTATCTCCAGACTTGCAGAGGAGTTTTTCTGGATTGGTGGGAGCATGGTTGCACAGCCTAAATGGAGACTTGGGCAGATAG TGGAGAGGTGTATGTGCACCATGCAGACTGGCACGGAGATGACCAAACTCAAGGGAAAGAAAAACGGACTTGTCCGACACTTTTACCTGGATGAGCACAAGTCATGCATCCGTTGGCGGCCCTCTAAGAAACATGACAAAGCCAAAA TAACTATTGATTCCATCCATGAAGTCTGTGAGGGGAAAAAGTCTGAGATGTTCAGGCGTTATGCAGACAACTGCTTTGACCCAAACTGCTGCTTCAGTATTTACTATGGAGATCGTGTGAAGTCTCTGGACCTGGTCTCCACCAATGCAGAGGAGGCCCGCACCTGGATTACTGGGCTCAAATACCTAATGGCTGGCATCAGTGACGAAGACAGTTTGGCCCGGAGGCAACGCACCCGTGATCA ATGGTTACAACAGACTTTCTCTGAGGCTGACAAAAATGGAGATGGTACACTGAGCATGGGAGAAGTTCACCAGCTGCTCCACAAGCTCAATGTGAATTTACCAAAGGAGAAAGTGAGGCAGATGTTTCAA GAAGCAGACACGGATGAGCACCAGGGCTCTCTGGGCTTCGAAGAGTTCTGTTCCTTCTATAAGATGATTTCCACACGCAGAGATCTCTACCTGATAATGATCTCGTACAGCAATCAGAAAGAAGTCATGGATCTTCATGACATTGCACGCTTTCTGGAAAATGAGCAGAAG atgCGAGGCTTGACTAGAGAGCATCTAGTTGACATAGTGGCCAAGTTTGAGCCATGTCCCAAGAACCTCCAGCGTATGGTACTGGGTATTGATG gttTTACCAACTACATGCGAAGTCCTGCAGGAGATATATTTAACCCCGAGCACAACCAGGTGAACCAGGACATGTCACAGCCTCTGTGTAACTACTTCATTGCCACTTCACACAACACCTATCTGACAGGAGACCAGTTGCTATCTCAGTCTAGAGTTGAAATGTACGCTTATGTTCTACAGGCTGGCTGTCGCTGTGTGGAAG TGGACTGCTGGGATGGGCCAGATGGAGAACCTATTATCCACCACGGTTACACATTGACATCCAAAATTCTCTTCAAAGACGTTATTGAGACAATTAACAAATATGCCTTTTCAAAATCACA GTACCCCGTGATATTGTCCATAGAAAACCACTGCAGTGTGCCTCAGCAGAAGAAGATGGCTGAGTATCTGAAAGAGGTGCTACAGGACAAACTGGATCTGTCCCATGTGAATGTGCATGAATGCAAGAAGCTGCCTTCCCCTGAGACCCTGAAAGGGAAAGTTTTAGTCAAG GGGAAAAAGCTGCCAGCAACCCTTGGTCCCGATGCAGAGGAGGGTGATGTGTCAGATGAAGACactggagaagaagaagaggatgaagatgatgatgataacacAAAG GATGGaaattctgctacttttgccaATCAACCCAAAAAGAAGAGGCGATTTGGCAGATCAATCATAAGGAGCTTCAAACGAAAG AGGAAAAAGAAATTCCAAGGAATAAGTAAGGCAATGTCTGATGGAGAATCGgactacagcagcagcagggacagaACACAAATTGTTTACCATCCCAA GAAGCGGAAAACAATGAGGTTGTCACGAGCTCTGTCTGACCTGGTCAAATATACCAAATCTGTCCGTGTGCATGATATAGAAACACAAG catTTTCAAACAGTTGGCAGGTATCGTCCCTCAATGAGACGGTTATGAACCAGATTTTACAGCTGAAGCCTGGGGAGTTGGTACGTTTAAACCAACGCCAGCTGTTAAGAGTCTACCCGTCAAACTTCAGAGTGGACTCAAGCAACTTTAACCCACAACCATACTGGAATGCAGGATGTCATATGG TGGCAATGAATTATCAGACAGAGGGACGCATGCTTGAACTGAACCAAGCCAAGTTTTCCAGTAACGGGAACTGTGGATATATTCTGAAACCTAAATGCTTGTGTAAAG gtgcCTTCAATCCCATGTTGGAGGATCCTTTACCAGGACACAAAAAGATTCAGTTAGTGCTAAAGATCATCAGTGGACAGCAGCTTCCCAAACCCAGAGACTCTGTGTTCGGGGACAGAGgagaa ATTATTGACCCCTTTGTTGAGGTTGAGATTATTGGTCTCTCTGTTGATTGTTCCAAGCAGCAGACCACGGTGGTGGATGACAATG GTTTCAACCCAATGTGGGAGGAGACCCTCGTCTTCAATATTCAAATGCCACAGATTACCTTGGTGCGTTTCCAGGTGTGGGATCGCAATCCAATCGGACGAGATTTTATCGGACAGAGGACTGTAGCTTTCCGGAGTATGATGCCTG GTTATCGGCATGTGTACCTGGAGGGGATGGCAGAGTCCTCCATCTTTGTTCATGTTTCAATCAATGACCTAACAGGAAAG ATCAAACCAACAAATGCAGTGCAAGCGGCcagaaaacatattaaaaaagcagctcagaaGCACATGAAAAGTCATCAAAGGCAGTCTTCCCTAGACTTCTCTGTCCAGTCCTCAGAAGATGGACGTCCTCTGTATTTTCGCAAGGACCTGGATACCATGTCTCAAGACAGCAGGAATGGGGAAATTTCTCCTCTGGTACAAGGGCCAGCAGCCAAGGCTGCCATTCACAAAGGCGCCATGAGTGAGCCAGTAAGGCGAGCCCACAGAGTTAAAATTCATGAACCaccagagacaaagagaggcaTCTTCAGCCGGATGTCTTCAACTGACTCCCACCACATGAGGGCTGCTCCCTGTGTGACAGCAGACAGCTTTGACCTTGAGACTTCTTGCCAGGCTTCTTGTTCAATGAACCAAAATACAATACAAGAAGAACTGGAGAATCAACCTAATGAACTAGAAAAGTCAAACTGGGGTGAGCAGGAGGTAGCTGAGACATTTAAACCAGAGCAGCCTGAACTATCAAAGGAGTCACCTGCAGAACCAGAGCCATATAGAGGAACTGAACCACAGCAACCACAACAGATTCACATTCACTCCGATTCACTCCCTCACCCAGAGCCTGAAACCATGTATCCTTCACTTATCCCTCCACCTTCACCTGCTAGGGTAAGACGGACCTTAGAAGCTCCTGCAACCCCTCGACCATCCACCCCATTACGAACAAAGGCCCGCTCACGCAGTTGCCCTCCAAAACAGGCTGCTGCTCAGATACTAATGGAGAATCGAGAGCTGGCTTTTCACTGGCAGACACAGCGAATACAAAACTGTGGCAGCTATCAGCTGAAACCTATCCACAGTGATCTGAGCCTGTCAAACACCACAAGCAGCAGTGAAAGCAGCACTGACAGCCAGGAGTTTGTGCCCTCCTTTGTGCCAGTCAGTGCAGAGCAACATGTGGGTACCTTACAAAGGGAGATGAAGGCCCTTTTTGACCATAAAATGAGGGAGATCCGCTGTAAATCACCTCTTTTTCTAGATG ATGCAACTTGA